Proteins from one Microthrixaceae bacterium genomic window:
- a CDS encoding WhiB family transcriptional regulator codes for MLATRPGEWSDPLEGLLARPEWHQRAACRGAGTDAFYPSRGQRPGPARELCARCPVIEDCAEAGRAEEYGIWGGLSERARRAIRPPRTATARTSS; via the coding sequence CTGCTGGCCACTCGCCCCGGTGAGTGGTCGGACCCGTTAGAAGGCCTTCTGGCCCGTCCCGAGTGGCACCAGCGCGCTGCCTGCCGTGGAGCAGGTACCGACGCCTTCTACCCGAGCCGTGGTCAACGACCAGGACCAGCCCGAGAACTGTGCGCCCGGTGCCCTGTCATCGAGGACTGCGCCGAGGCCGGGCGAGCCGAGGAGTACGGGATATGGGGCGGATTGAGTGAACGAGCCCGCCGAGCAATCCGCCCGCCCCGCACCGCAACGGCCCGCACCTCGAGCTAA
- a CDS encoding phage major capsid protein, translated as MCSALPLPEHGMTVNLSRITTGSSVAAQNGENTAVSETEMDDTLLTIDVRTIAGQQNISRQLFERSQPDIDMVIFRDLAAAYAAELNRQCITGTGINGELRGVLNTSGIESVTYTDASPTVGSCTRSWLMLCSVCSPTSTGVLPTS; from the coding sequence CTGTGCAGCGCCCTTCCGCTGCCTGAGCACGGCATGACCGTCAACTTGTCTCGGATCACTACCGGCTCGTCTGTGGCCGCTCAGAACGGCGAGAACACCGCTGTCTCTGAGACCGAGATGGACGACACGTTGCTGACGATCGACGTTCGTACGATCGCTGGTCAGCAGAACATCTCCCGCCAATTGTTCGAGCGGTCCCAGCCCGACATTGACATGGTGATCTTCCGTGACCTCGCCGCCGCCTATGCCGCTGAACTGAACCGTCAGTGCATCACCGGCACCGGTATCAACGGCGAGCTTCGAGGGGTGCTCAACACGTCCGGCATTGAGTCCGTGACCTACACCGACGCCTCCCCGACCGTTGGGAGCTGTACCCGAAGCTGGCTGATGCTGTGCAGCGTGTGCAGTCCAACGTCTACCGGGGTCCTTCCCACATCGTGA